Sequence from the Paenibacillus tundrae genome:
ACCCTTTCCTTGCATAATGTCCGTATTCTTGTTGATATACTTATCAAATAAATGGATCGTCATATCTCCGTCATACGAGAAAAATTGATTTTCTATCATGCGATAGTACCCGCTCGTGAATGCATTTTGAGTACCCAAGATTAAATATGTATAGGTTTGTCCACTTAATATTGGGTCATTAACTATCGCATTGACTAACTCCTGTATATCCTCCATCGAAAACAACTCTCCGTTCCGATTGTATTGTGCCTTTCTCACAAATCATTCCAAGTAAACTACCTTCTAGGAACTATTATAGCAAACTCATCCTAGTGCTCTTAGCCGTAGGAGAATAAAAATTAACTAAGATTCTCAACGTAACACTAAACCAATCCTAAGCCACCTACTAAACGAAGGCATAGCATGATAAAGAGCCGAGGCTAACCCCCGGCTCCAATATAGTTGATCGATTATGAATTCATAATTCTATAAATACCACATTATTTAATAACAACATAATCCAGGTTAACGAGCTTCGCGTACGTGATGATCTGGTCTGTTGTCAGGTTCAAGGATACAACCGTATGGTGACCGCCACCATTTTCGATCCATGCCTTCACTCCGTCTTGGAAGTTTGGCTTCACGCTCCAAAGCACACGTGCTACTGGCAGATTAGGTGCTGGAACTGTCGGCTCGAATGCAGACACTTCATTGATCAGCAATTTGTAGTGGGTACCGAAGTCAGCCATCGATACAACAACGCCTTCGCCTGCTTTACCGTCGAATACAAGACGTGCTGGATCTTCACGATCGCCAATTCCCAGTGGTGACACGATAATTCTCGGTTTGGTGCTAGCGAGTGTTGGATCAACTTCAAGCATGTGAGATTGCAGGATTGCTTCTTGACCCGCTGCCATCTCGTACGTGTAATCCTCCATGAAGCCGGTGTTTTCATTGTGAGCCATGATTTTCAGCAAACGGTCAAGCGCTGCTGTTTTCCAGTCACCCTCACCGGCGAATCCATAACCTTGAGCCATCAGACGTTGTACCGCCAGACCTGGAAGCTGCTTCATGCCATGCAGATCTTCGAAGTTGGTTGTGAAGGCACTATAGCCACCTTCGTCCAAGAAACGTTTGATCGCAATTTCATAGCTTGCTTGCACACGCACACTTGCTTCCCATGCTTCCTTGCTGTTCGTACCGTAGTCGAACTCATACAGCTCTGCATATTGAGCGATAAGATCATCGATCTCTTGCTCAGTTACAGCATTCACGTACTGAACGAGATCACCGATACCGAAGTAGTCCACTGTCCATCCGAACTGGATTTGTGCCTCTACTTTATCGCCTTCCGTTACACCTACGTTGCGCATGTTGTCACCGAAACGAGCAACTTTGAGGTTATACCCTTCGTTATACGCTACCGCTACGTCCATCCAATCGGCAACTTGTTGCTGTACTTCTGGGCGCTCCCAGTAGCCAACGACGATTTTATTTTGTTTTCTCAGACGCGCATTGATGAAGCCATATTCACGGTCACCGTGTGCCGCTTGGTTCAAGTTCATAAAGTCCATATCGATGGTAGCCCATGGAATGCTCTCATTGAATTGGGTTGCCAAGTGAAGCAGTGGCTTTTGCAGCAATTTCGTACCACGAATCCACATTTTTGCTGGAGAGAAGGTATGCATCCAAGTGATCACACCCGATACTTCGTCACGGTAGTTCACTTCTTTCATAATGCTCGTGATTTTATCTGCGCTTACAGCCAGATCCTGCAATACGAGTGGGTATGGGAGCACGCCGCTTGCGTTAAGGGCATCCGTAATTTTCTGTGCATTCGCTTTAACTTCACCCAGTGCTTCTTCTCCGTACAGATGCTGTGAACCTACGACAAACCAGAATTCTTTTGCTGCTGTTGCTGACATGTTATCATCCTCATTTCATTTTTATAGTTGAACATATGAGTTTACACTTGCCACTCCGATGTCAGAACAACCTTCCTATCGCTGTTATCCCCAGATTTTTTGATTCCCTTCTCCAAAGGGGAAAATCCGGGGATAAAGGCGAACGCTCCGCTTCTTCAGGTTATTTCTGCCCTCTCCGTTATCGTGTAAAAAGTATAGTTGAACATAAGTCATTCCCACAATAAACCACTTGGAAGTTAGAACACACTTCCAATCACCCTTATAATCACATTATTTCTGACCGTAGTACGCATCCTTGCCGTGCTTCCGCAGATAGTGTTTATCCAGAATGCCCTGTGGCAATTCCTTTGCAAAGCTATTCAACTGGCGCGCGTACAGGTTCATTTTGCACACTTCCTCTAGTACGACGCTGTTCACGACAGCCGACTTGGCATCCTTGCCCCATGTGAACGGTGCATGACCATGCAGCAGGACAGCCGGGATCGCCATGACATCCAGTCCGCGTTGTTCAAATGTCTCAATAATGACGCGTCCTGTCTCCGCTTCGTATCCACGGTCAACCTCATCCTGGTTCAAGAAACGTGCACATGGTACAGCTCCGTAGAACGTATCGGCGTGCGTTGTTCCCATAACGGGTACGTCCAGACCTGCCTGCGCCCAGATGGTTGCCCATGTGGAGTGCGTGTGTACGATACCGCCAATTTCCTTGTAATGCTTATATAGAACGGCATGGGTTGCGGTATCCGAGGAAGGTCTCATCTCCCCTTCAACCACGTTACCGCCGAGATCGACGACAACCATGTCGCTGGCTTTCATTTTGTCATAGTCGACTCCGCTTGGTTTAATGACGAACAGACCGCTTTCACGATCAACCGCGCTGACGTTACCCCAAGTGAATTTCACCAACCCGTGCTTTGGCAGTTCCAGATTGGCCTGGAATACCTCTTCTTTCAAATGCTCTAGCATGTTATTCCCTCCCGTTCTCTAATAGTGCGTGTTCAAAAAGTCGGTTTTCAGTACCGAGAAGATGGGATGAAGCTAGAAATGGAGTAGCGGAGCGTAGATAGAGCTACGTGAGCAACGGACATTTCGGCTGAATCCCATATTCGATGTTGATGATGCTACTAGGCATCCTTCGTAATCAAAAGCGGTCTTTTTGAACGTTCTCTACCAGATGCTCAACAGCTGCGTGCTCAATCGCGAGTCCACTCCGGTAGCGTTCGATAAATGCTTCGAATCCCTTCACATCGGCTGCCTCCGGTGCGACTTCGACCCCTTCCACATCCTTGAATACCTTCTGCTCTAGGAAAACATCCAATGTCTCCTGCTCACCTTGGTTGATCAGGTACGATGCAAGCAATGCCATACCCCATGCGCCGCCTTCGCCAGCTGTGGACATGACGGATACTGGAACGTTCATTGCTGCGGCTACAATTCGTTGTCCCACCACAGGCGTTTTGAACAATCCACCATGTGCCAAAATGCTATCAATAGCCACTTGCTCCTTCTCGGTAAGAATATCCATACCGATCTTGAGTGCGCCAAAGGCACTGAACAGATGCGTACGCATGAAGTTCGCCAGGTTGAACTTGCTCTCTGGAGAACGGACAAACAATGGACGACCATGCTCCAGACCTGTAATATTTTCACCCGAGTAGTAACCGTAGCTGAGCAATCCACCGCCATCTGGATCAGCCTCTAACGCCTTGTTAAACAACACGCTAAACAGTTTGCCGGAATCCACCTCGATACCCATTGCCTCAGCGAATTCACGGAACAGTCCGATCCAGGCATTAATGTCACTGGAACAGTTGTTGGCGTGCACCATGCCGACCGGGCTACCATCTGGGGTAGTTACCATGTCGATCTCGGGATACACACTGGACAATTCCTTCTCAAGTACAATCATCGCAAATACGGATGTGCCGACCGAGATGTTCCCTGTACGTTTCCGTACACTGTTCGTCGCCACCATCCCCGTACCTGCATCACCCTCTGGCGCGCAGAGCGGAATACCGGTAACCAAGTCCCCTGAAGGATCAAGCAGCTTGGCTCCTGCTTCATGCAATTCACCTGCATGTTCACCTGCGAGGTATACCTTAGGCAGCAAGTCCTCTACTTTCCACGGATACCCCTTGCCAGCGATATGTTCGTTGAACTGGTTCACCATGGATGGATGATAGCTATGTGTAGCTTCGTCAATTGGGAACATCCCCGATGCATCACCGATTCCAATCGCTTTATTGCCTGTCAGCAACCAGTGGATGTAACCCGCCAGCGTAGTCATATAATCAATCTGAGGCACATGCTCTTCTTGATTCAAAATGGCCTGGTACAGGTGGGCAATACTCCAGCGCTCTGGAATATTGAACTGCAACAGGTTGGTTAATTCTCGCGCCGCTGCTCCAGTAGTGGAGTTACGCCACGTCCGAAACGGCACCAGCAATTCTCCTGCTTTATCTAGCGCAATGTATCCATGCATCATCGCTGAGAACCCGATCGATCCAATCGTTGTCAGCGTAATGCCATACTTCTGCTGCACATCCTCTTTCATCTCGCGATACGCCGTCTGTAGACCTGTGATAATGTCCTCTTGGTTGTAGGTCCAATATCCATCTTTCAGCAGGTTCTCCCACTCATAACTGCCGGACGCAATCGTCTCAAAACGCTCATCGATCAGCACTGCTTTAATGCGCGTTGATCCAAGTTCAATCCCAAGTGAGGTAGCTCCCTTGGCAATGGCTCCTTTAACATCCAGATGACTCATCATTCCCGTGTATCCCCTCTCTGGTCGCCGTTTACGTGCGAAGGAAAATATCTATTAGATGTTGTTAAAAACACACTATTAAGAAGCATCTTAGAAAAAATGCTGCTTCACTTGCGTTAATGGCTGTAATCCACGCTATGATTCAGTTCCAAGCATCCCTATTCACACGATTCCTCTCCAATAGGGAGTAGTGTCATGCTCTCTTTCACTAAGAATGCGCTTTCCTAATCTGACAGCCTTAGTATATTTTTTGTACGTACATTTGTCAATTATATATTATAGTTATACTTACAAAGACCACATATTGATCTGTATCCTGCTATTATAGCGTCTTGTAGACAGATAAACGGGTTATGCTGTAAGGTACACATCAACTGTATCTGGCCTGAAATGTACGCAACATTGCGAAAAATACATAGCTTCATTCTCATCTAAATCAAATCATGCTAGAATATGTACGTACAACTATTTGAACTCTACACGTTAATATAGATAAGTCATGATGAAAGAAGTGGAATATGTGAAGCCTAAATACCAAGTCATTATTGATGATATAAAGAGCCATATCCTCTCGGGAACGTATAGCATAGGCGAACAGATTCCGACAGAGTCAGCTTTGCAAGACAGCTATAATGTAAGTCGCCAGACGGTGCGGAAGGCCATTCTGGAATTGTCTAACGAGGGATTTTTGCGAAGTGAAAAAGGTTCAGGAACCTATGTAAGCAATCAGTATCGCTCTCGCTCAGGTGGCAACACGTCGAAGAAAACGATTGGTGTCATTACGACGTATATCTCAGACTACATTTTTCCATCCATTATCCGTGGCATAGAGAGTCGTCTGAATGAGGACAACTATTCGTTGTTGCTCGCCAGCACCAACAATGATGTCGCACAGGAGAAGAAAGCACTTGAAATGATGCTCTCCTACGGCGTCGATGGTTTGATCGTCGAACCAACCAAGAGTAATCTTTACAACCCGAACATCGCGTATTACCTGTCATTCAAAGAGCAGGATGTGCCCTTTACAATGATTAATGCGTTCTATGAAGAACTGGAGGTGCCTTTCTTCTGTCTGGATGATGTGCAGTCCAGTTACCTCGCTACCCGGGAGATGATCGCGAAAGGTCATACCCAGATTGGCATTATTGCGAAGATGGATGATTTGCAGGGCAAATACCGGATGAAGGGATACATCAAAGCGCTGGGTGAAGCAAAATTACGTTTCCATCCCGAGCAGGTGCTTTCGTTTGATACAGCATCCAAACCTGAGTTGTCCTCCAATGTGACTGCGTATCTGAACGAAAATAGGGATTCACTCACCGCAATTGTCTGTTACAACGACGAAGTGGGACTTGAAGTGGTGAACGCCTGTCGGCAACTGGACATCTCCATTCCGCATGAGTTATCCATCATCGGTCAGGATAATTCGTACATTGCCAAGAACGCTAATATCCGGCTCACCACGCTAACCCATCCCCAAGAGCAAATGGGACGTGATGCGGCCGATTGGGTGATTAAGAAGCTGCAAGGCAAAAAGGATCTTCCGACAAATACCTACTATCAGCCCGTACTGGTAGAAGGTGAAACGGTGAGAGAGATCGAGGTAGAATAATATAAAATCGAAACCGCTCGGCAGGTATATCCTACTTGCCCTGCGGTTTTTTTAATTGCCAGCGGCTAGGTTATGGAATTGATTTACATCCATATTTTTCATTGACACCCTCTCCAGAAAAGCGATATATTTATTGACGTTGATAATCATTATCATAAATAGAAAACGTTTTATTATGTTCTTATTCGAATTTCCACTCTTTAATCTTCCATGTTTAGCTACATACGGCGGAGATTCAGCACCATCCAATACATTCAAGGGTTCAGGAAGGGGAAACACATGACCACGAAGAAAAAGCTATCGATCGGAACACTCCTTATCTCACTTATGCTGATCATGGTATTAGCCGCGTGCGGGAATAAGCCAGAAGAACCTGCAGCTACGCCTGCTGCAAGTGACACCACAGCAACTGAAACAGAGACAGCGACACCTGCCGCTGAAGAAGACAATGCAGGCTATCCAATTAAGATCAAACATGCATTGGGCGAAACCGTTATTGAAGAAAAGCCTGAGCGTGTAGCTACTGTACAATGGGCGAACCATGACGTTGTTCTTGCACTTGGACAAGTTCCTGTGGGCTTCTCTGCTGCAAACTTCGGTGTACAAGATGACAGCGGTCTTCTGCCTTGGACGGCTAAGAAGCTCGAAGAGCTTGGCGTAACCGATCCAAACGTATTCATGGATACAGACGGACTAGACTTTGAAGCTATTTCTGACTCTAACCCCGATGTAATCCTTGCTGCATATTCCGGAATTACACAAGAGGACTATGATCTCCTAAGTGAAATCGCTCCGGTAGTCGCTTATCCAACAGCTCCATGGGCAACAACATGGCGTGAACAGGTTAGCCTGAATGCTGAAGGTATGGGTATGAAAGCAGAAGGCGAACAACTGATTAAAGATACAGAAGACATGATTAATGAGAAGCTCAGTGCATACCCACAGATCAAAGACAAAAAAGTGGTATGGGTTAATTTCTCCGCTGAAGACATGTCCAAACTACACATCTATACACCTGTAGATTCCCGTGTTGCTTTCTTGAATGAACTGGGACTGGTTATTCCAGATAGCCTCTCTAGCCAAATCACCGATCCTAACAGCTACTCTCTGAGCCTAAGTGCAGAGAATGCAGAAGTTCTGAATGATGCAGATATCCTCGTTGGTTACGGTAATGCCGAGTTGTTGAAAGCTATTCAAGCGGATCCACTTCTAGGCAAAATCCCTGCTGTTCAAAGAGGTTCTGTTGCATTTATTGAAGCAGATACACCTCTCGTTGCTGCAGGAACACCTAACCCACTGTCCATCTCCTATACCATTGATGATTACTTGAAACTCATTGGCGCAGCGATCGACAAGGTCAATGAATAATACATCCGTTTCGAATAATACATCCGTTTCGAATAATAACCAAATACGAGCACATATGCCCAGGAACTTCATTCTGGTGTTGAGCATTTGCGTGATTCTGCTCGGTGCAACTCTAATTGCCTCACTGGTCTTCGGCTCTCGACCAGTGAGGTTTCATGAGTTAATCGACGGATTATTTCATCCGGAAGTAGACTCCTATGGAGCTAATATTGTGCGCAAGCGGATTTCGCGAACAGTCTTCAGTTTATTATGTGGAGCAGCTCTCGGCATTTCAGGAGCACTGATGCAGTCTGTAACTCGGAACCCCCTTGCTGACCCGAGCATATTAGGCGTCAATACAGGCGCTTCCTTGTTTGTGGTTTGTGGGATTGCGTTCCTGAATATCAGCAGTGCTAATCAGTATATCTGGCTAGCGCTCGCCGGGGCTGCAATCACTGCTGTGTTCGTATTCGGTATTGGCTCCATGGGGCGTGGCGGAGCCACGCCCATTAAGCTTGTTTTAGCCGGAGCGGCCATCAGTGCCGCACTTTCCTCCCTCGTCACCGCCATTATGATTCCACGTTCATATGTCATGGATCAATTTAGGTTCTGGCAAGTCGGAAGCGTGGGTTCCGCTACTTGGAGTGGAATCAGTACATTCATTCCGTTCCTCATTGTAGGTGTGATCATTGCATTGCTTACGGCTCCCGCACTCAATGCACTGGCGCTAGGCGACGATGTTGCAACAGGACTCGGCGTTCGAACCGGAACGCTGCGCTTTATTGCCGCACTTGCAGGGGTTCTATTGTGCGGAGCAGCGACAGCCCTTGCGGGTCCAATTGGCTTCATCGGCTTGTTATCTACACATGTCATTCGCCTGATTCTGGGGCCTGACTTACGATTTGTCATACCGATGTCGGCTGTTGCCGGAGCCATTATTTTGACGATATCCGACGTTGGTGGCAGGCTCATCAGCAACCCTGGGGAGCTTGAGGTGGGTGTCGTTACAGCGTTTATTGGCGCTCCAATACTAATCATCCTAGCGATGCGATCGAAAGTGCGATCCTTATGAGAGATCAATCCATTGAATTTATTATGGCGGGCAGACGTCACAGGCGTCGCCGCTGGATACTCGTCACTAGTCTTCTTGCTGCACTAGCCTGTGTGTTATGCTGTGCTATGCTTTTACTTGGGAACACCATTTATCCGGTAAAAGATGTTATCGCCTCCCTCTCAGGGGAGAAAATCA
This genomic interval carries:
- the araA gene encoding L-arabinose isomerase, with amino-acid sequence MSATAAKEFWFVVGSQHLYGEEALGEVKANAQKITDALNASGVLPYPLVLQDLAVSADKITSIMKEVNYRDEVSGVITWMHTFSPAKMWIRGTKLLQKPLLHLATQFNESIPWATIDMDFMNLNQAAHGDREYGFINARLRKQNKIVVGYWERPEVQQQVADWMDVAVAYNEGYNLKVARFGDNMRNVGVTEGDKVEAQIQFGWTVDYFGIGDLVQYVNAVTEQEIDDLIAQYAELYEFDYGTNSKEAWEASVRVQASYEIAIKRFLDEGGYSAFTTNFEDLHGMKQLPGLAVQRLMAQGYGFAGEGDWKTAALDRLLKIMAHNENTGFMEDYTYEMAAGQEAILQSHMLEVDPTLASTKPRIIVSPLGIGDREDPARLVFDGKAGEGVVVSMADFGTHYKLLINEVSAFEPTVPAPNLPVARVLWSVKPNFQDGVKAWIENGGGHHTVVSLNLTTDQIITYAKLVNLDYVVIK
- a CDS encoding L-ribulose-5-phosphate 4-epimerase, giving the protein MLEHLKEEVFQANLELPKHGLVKFTWGNVSAVDRESGLFVIKPSGVDYDKMKASDMVVVDLGGNVVEGEMRPSSDTATHAVLYKHYKEIGGIVHTHSTWATIWAQAGLDVPVMGTTHADTFYGAVPCARFLNQDEVDRGYEAETGRVIIETFEQRGLDVMAIPAVLLHGHAPFTWGKDAKSAVVNSVVLEEVCKMNLYARQLNSFAKELPQGILDKHYLRKHGKDAYYGQK
- a CDS encoding xylulokinase; the protein is MSHLDVKGAIAKGATSLGIELGSTRIKAVLIDERFETIASGSYEWENLLKDGYWTYNQEDIITGLQTAYREMKEDVQQKYGITLTTIGSIGFSAMMHGYIALDKAGELLVPFRTWRNSTTGAAARELTNLLQFNIPERWSIAHLYQAILNQEEHVPQIDYMTTLAGYIHWLLTGNKAIGIGDASGMFPIDEATHSYHPSMVNQFNEHIAGKGYPWKVEDLLPKVYLAGEHAGELHEAGAKLLDPSGDLVTGIPLCAPEGDAGTGMVATNSVRKRTGNISVGTSVFAMIVLEKELSSVYPEIDMVTTPDGSPVGMVHANNCSSDINAWIGLFREFAEAMGIEVDSGKLFSVLFNKALEADPDGGGLLSYGYYSGENITGLEHGRPLFVRSPESKFNLANFMRTHLFSAFGALKIGMDILTEKEQVAIDSILAHGGLFKTPVVGQRIVAAAMNVPVSVMSTAGEGGAWGMALLASYLINQGEQETLDVFLEQKVFKDVEGVEVAPEAADVKGFEAFIERYRSGLAIEHAAVEHLVENVQKDRF
- a CDS encoding GntR family transcriptional regulator, with the translated sequence MKPKYQVIIDDIKSHILSGTYSIGEQIPTESALQDSYNVSRQTVRKAILELSNEGFLRSEKGSGTYVSNQYRSRSGGNTSKKTIGVITTYISDYIFPSIIRGIESRLNEDNYSLLLASTNNDVAQEKKALEMMLSYGVDGLIVEPTKSNLYNPNIAYYLSFKEQDVPFTMINAFYEELEVPFFCLDDVQSSYLATREMIAKGHTQIGIIAKMDDLQGKYRMKGYIKALGEAKLRFHPEQVLSFDTASKPELSSNVTAYLNENRDSLTAIVCYNDEVGLEVVNACRQLDISIPHELSIIGQDNSYIAKNANIRLTTLTHPQEQMGRDAADWVIKKLQGKKDLPTNTYYQPVLVEGETVREIEVE
- a CDS encoding iron-siderophore ABC transporter substrate-binding protein produces the protein MTTKKKLSIGTLLISLMLIMVLAACGNKPEEPAATPAASDTTATETETATPAAEEDNAGYPIKIKHALGETVIEEKPERVATVQWANHDVVLALGQVPVGFSAANFGVQDDSGLLPWTAKKLEELGVTDPNVFMDTDGLDFEAISDSNPDVILAAYSGITQEDYDLLSEIAPVVAYPTAPWATTWREQVSLNAEGMGMKAEGEQLIKDTEDMINEKLSAYPQIKDKKVVWVNFSAEDMSKLHIYTPVDSRVAFLNELGLVIPDSLSSQITDPNSYSLSLSAENAEVLNDADILVGYGNAELLKAIQADPLLGKIPAVQRGSVAFIEADTPLVAAGTPNPLSISYTIDDYLKLIGAAIDKVNE
- a CDS encoding FecCD family ABC transporter permease; the protein is MNNTSVSNNTSVSNNNQIRAHMPRNFILVLSICVILLGATLIASLVFGSRPVRFHELIDGLFHPEVDSYGANIVRKRISRTVFSLLCGAALGISGALMQSVTRNPLADPSILGVNTGASLFVVCGIAFLNISSANQYIWLALAGAAITAVFVFGIGSMGRGGATPIKLVLAGAAISAALSSLVTAIMIPRSYVMDQFRFWQVGSVGSATWSGISTFIPFLIVGVIIALLTAPALNALALGDDVATGLGVRTGTLRFIAALAGVLLCGAATALAGPIGFIGLLSTHVIRLILGPDLRFVIPMSAVAGAIILTISDVGGRLISNPGELEVGVVTAFIGAPILIILAMRSKVRSL